From bacterium BMS3Abin11, one genomic window encodes:
- the mprF gene encoding phosphatidylglycerol lysyltransferase, with protein sequence MGWIQLGSTQPAFGSGSTGLGGLIMSRSDPAGSVKRKPEAAGSSDEVVTTYRFRRVRFVIPVLLLAAMLAAGWQQVSSIDLLRVRDALHLIPLGPVLGIQLLALLAILAMTPYDLLIAPALGIQRSWRAWVHDAWIANTFNNMVGLAGLTGSGLRYLLLGRAQLPHRQAASHAALVMLTIPVGLSALSWPLWLSGALRDTTWVSAGALTVAAAYLPLYLLLTGDGRLHHRFLGNLPVLSRWRQAGLVGISILDWLLAALTVWLCITAAGVDISIVQVGVAFVTAALAGIASMLPGGVGVFDGVLFLLLRTQGMDSDALVAGIVMFRIVYYVVPWLIGIYLGGSVLTSSENGPLNSLLHHWRVSPLLAPLRLPLVLFSAIAVRALAYLTFAAGVVLLVYAALPGPVDEQLADWHMSLPVALLEGLHLGSVFIGVMLVILAGGIVRQVERVYLLVIPVLLYGALLIMLKDFHYVQASFLVALAVLLRMQRARFYRQTFSVVSLRTAHWLLAMLVSLGLYAALGFLVDNNVWLADVLRWSTLDTAHAERFLRSLLLLPLFALGIQGWLFFRLPRPDDSRPDSAALVAASEFLNRHGGGSFAHLVLAGDKQLFYAAGDRVLIPYARIRHRLVALGDPNGDSTVFRDAIEEFYSFADQYDLEPVFYEVSETSLGLYHDLGFKLFKLGELALVPVTTFSLAGKNRASLRHSISQAERAGVCFEILEHPLNETLWRELRAVSDAWLVSKHTAEKGFSLGRFDRDYLQRSPLALVRQGQQAVAFASLMPAYGSHEQLTIDLMRSLPTAPKGTMDFLFVQLIEYARNSGYRYFDLGVAPLSSVGQSRHARVSEKVARLAFEHGNHFYSYKGLRSFKEKFGPEWHGVYLAYRLHSPLPGLLLDIAALIGGGYRRLMHDR encoded by the coding sequence ATGGGCTGGATTCAGCTGGGCTCGACCCAACCCGCGTTTGGTTCCGGTTCGACCGGGTTGGGGGGATTAATCATGAGTCGATCAGATCCTGCCGGTTCTGTTAAGCGAAAGCCGGAAGCAGCAGGATCATCCGATGAGGTGGTCACCACATATCGCTTCCGCAGAGTGCGTTTCGTTATCCCTGTTCTGCTCCTGGCCGCCATGCTGGCCGCTGGTTGGCAGCAGGTATCGTCGATCGATCTGCTGCGGGTGCGTGATGCCTTGCACCTCATACCGCTTGGACCGGTACTCGGTATACAGCTGCTGGCGCTATTGGCCATCCTGGCAATGACGCCCTACGACCTGCTGATTGCACCCGCTCTGGGTATTCAGCGTAGCTGGCGCGCGTGGGTACACGATGCATGGATAGCAAATACCTTCAATAATATGGTGGGTCTCGCCGGACTGACCGGATCCGGTTTGAGATACTTGCTGCTTGGCAGGGCTCAGCTGCCGCATCGCCAGGCCGCGAGCCATGCCGCACTGGTCATGTTGACTATCCCGGTTGGTCTTTCCGCGCTGTCATGGCCGCTGTGGTTGTCAGGCGCATTGCGCGATACCACCTGGGTCAGTGCTGGTGCATTAACAGTGGCGGCTGCCTACCTGCCACTGTATCTGCTGTTGACCGGGGATGGCCGGCTACATCACCGCTTCCTCGGCAATCTGCCAGTATTGTCCCGCTGGCGGCAGGCGGGTCTGGTAGGGATCAGTATCCTCGACTGGTTGCTTGCCGCTCTGACGGTCTGGCTGTGTATCACAGCAGCGGGTGTCGATATCTCCATCGTGCAGGTGGGCGTCGCTTTTGTGACGGCTGCCCTGGCCGGCATTGCCAGTATGTTGCCCGGTGGGGTCGGCGTCTTTGACGGGGTATTGTTCCTTTTGTTGCGCACACAGGGCATGGACAGTGATGCACTGGTGGCCGGTATCGTGATGTTTCGTATCGTCTACTACGTTGTCCCCTGGCTTATCGGCATCTATCTCGGGGGGTCGGTTCTGACATCGAGTGAAAACGGCCCGCTAAACTCGTTGCTGCACCACTGGCGCGTAAGCCCGCTGCTTGCACCACTACGCCTGCCACTAGTGTTGTTTTCCGCGATTGCCGTGCGAGCGCTGGCCTACCTGACGTTTGCTGCCGGTGTCGTGTTGTTGGTTTACGCGGCGTTGCCAGGACCGGTTGATGAGCAACTGGCCGATTGGCATATGTCGTTGCCGGTTGCTTTGCTTGAGGGCCTGCATCTTGGCAGTGTGTTTATTGGTGTGATGCTGGTTATTCTTGCCGGTGGTATCGTCCGCCAGGTCGAACGCGTCTATCTGCTGGTTATTCCTGTGCTTCTGTACGGAGCCCTGCTGATCATGTTGAAGGATTTTCACTATGTGCAGGCGAGTTTCCTGGTCGCCCTGGCCGTGCTGTTGCGTATGCAGCGCGCCCGGTTTTACCGCCAGACCTTCTCGGTGGTCAGTCTGCGCACTGCCCACTGGCTTTTGGCGATGCTGGTATCGCTGGGGCTGTATGCGGCATTAGGGTTTCTGGTGGACAACAATGTCTGGCTGGCGGATGTTTTGCGCTGGTCGACATTGGATACGGCGCATGCGGAACGTTTTCTGCGTTCATTGCTGCTACTGCCGTTGTTTGCCCTGGGTATCCAGGGGTGGCTGTTTTTTCGCCTGCCGCGTCCCGACGACAGCAGGCCGGATAGTGCCGCACTGGTGGCAGCGAGCGAGTTTCTCAACCGTCACGGTGGTGGTTCGTTCGCCCACCTGGTATTAGCTGGCGACAAACAGCTATTCTATGCCGCTGGTGACCGGGTACTGATCCCCTATGCACGCATCCGCCATCGCCTGGTGGCACTCGGTGACCCCAATGGTGACAGCACCGTATTCCGTGATGCTATTGAGGAGTTCTACAGCTTCGCTGATCAATACGATCTGGAGCCAGTATTTTATGAGGTTTCTGAAACCAGTCTCGGGTTGTATCACGACCTGGGTTTCAAACTTTTTAAACTCGGCGAACTGGCGCTAGTGCCGGTGACGACATTTTCGCTGGCAGGCAAAAACCGCGCATCGCTACGACACAGTATCAGCCAGGCGGAACGTGCCGGGGTCTGCTTCGAGATACTGGAGCATCCTCTGAATGAGACCTTGTGGCGGGAATTGCGAGCCGTGTCCGATGCCTGGCTGGTCAGTAAACACACAGCCGAGAAAGGTTTCTCGCTGGGCCGCTTTGATCGTGACTACCTGCAACGCAGTCCGCTGGCACTGGTCAGACAGGGTCAGCAGGCGGTGGCATTCGCCTCACTGATGCCTGCCTACGGATCGCACGAACAGCTAACCATCGATCTGATGCGCAGTTTGCCTACGGCACCAAAAGGTACCATGGATTTTTTGTTCGTACAGCTTATTGAATATGCGCGCAACAGCGGTTACCGTTATTTCGATCTGGGTGTTGCTCCTCTTAGCAGTGTTGGTCAGTCGCGCCACGCCCGTGTCTCGGAGAAGGTGGCACGGTTGGCATTCGAGCACGGTAACCATTTTTATAGTTACAAGGGTCTGCGCAGCTTCAAGGAAAAATTTGGTCCAGAGTGGCACGGGGTTTATCTGGCTTATCGCCTGCATTCACCGTTGCCGGGTCTGTTGCTGGATATTGCCGCTCTTATTGGCGGTGGCTATCGTCGATTGATGCATGACAGGTGA
- a CDS encoding potassium transport protein Kup: protein MTDTTTPQPTKQRAVVLSTLGVVFGDIGTSPLYALRESFGGADSPVLDLPDLLGVLSLILWSLVLVISIKYLVFVLRADNQGEGGIIALVALLNPWKTKPGQARYILMLMGLFGACLLYGDGTITPAISVLSAVEGLRVAAPQLDPFIVPLTVIILVLLFMVQRRGSGQIGRLFGPVMLVWFLVLAVLGLRGIISHPSVLMAFNPVYSVQFFANNGLTGFLTLGSVFLVVTGGEALYADLGHFGISPIRRAWFLIVFPALFLNYLGQGAMLMQHPDAIQAPFFYLAPDWASIPLVVLATAAAVIASQAVISGTFSLTRQAIHLGQLPRMRVIFTQADESGQVYLPLVNWLLMAASIALVVGFGTSDALASAYGVAVSMDMVVTTLLAITVALRYHWRPVLALWAGALFITIDSAFLGANLAKILDGGWYALLIAGLIFALMWSWRAGRALLAARLSERGIQQDAFLKKIEDDPPYRVPGTAVVMTGHYGQSIPAALIQHMACTTTLHERVIFLTVTTADRPHVPASERLDFENLGQGVMRLRVRYGFSQPPNIPLALKLGEHIGIPIDPDAATYIIGRETLIARRDLPGLPYWQELIFVWLARNATRATAYYRLPEDRVLELGLQVSL, encoded by the coding sequence ATGACAGATACAACGACGCCGCAACCGACTAAGCAGCGCGCCGTTGTACTGTCCACTCTGGGCGTGGTATTCGGTGATATCGGTACCAGTCCGCTATATGCATTGCGCGAGAGTTTCGGTGGGGCCGATTCGCCGGTACTCGACCTGCCTGATCTGTTGGGTGTGCTGTCGCTGATCCTGTGGTCACTGGTACTGGTGATCTCAATAAAATACCTCGTTTTCGTGTTGCGTGCGGATAACCAGGGAGAAGGCGGTATCATCGCCCTGGTTGCACTGTTAAATCCCTGGAAAACCAAACCCGGTCAGGCACGTTACATTCTGATGCTGATGGGCCTGTTCGGTGCCTGTCTGCTGTATGGAGACGGTACTATCACCCCCGCCATTTCCGTCCTCAGCGCAGTTGAAGGCTTACGCGTAGCGGCGCCGCAGCTTGATCCGTTCATTGTACCGCTCACTGTCATCATTCTGGTGCTCCTGTTTATGGTACAGCGGCGTGGTAGCGGACAGATCGGTCGTCTGTTCGGCCCGGTCATGCTAGTCTGGTTTCTGGTACTGGCGGTGTTGGGATTACGCGGGATTATATCGCATCCGTCGGTACTGATGGCATTTAACCCCGTGTATTCGGTGCAGTTCTTTGCCAACAACGGGCTGACCGGCTTTCTCACTCTGGGTTCCGTGTTTCTGGTAGTGACCGGAGGAGAGGCATTGTATGCAGACCTCGGGCATTTTGGCATCTCACCAATCCGTCGTGCCTGGTTCCTGATCGTCTTCCCGGCTCTGTTTCTGAACTATCTTGGTCAGGGTGCCATGTTGATGCAGCATCCGGATGCCATCCAGGCACCGTTCTTTTACCTCGCACCGGACTGGGCCAGCATCCCACTGGTGGTACTGGCTACCGCCGCCGCGGTTATCGCGTCACAAGCGGTGATCAGCGGAACCTTTTCGCTCACCCGTCAGGCGATCCATCTCGGTCAGCTACCGCGCATGCGGGTTATTTTTACTCAGGCCGATGAATCCGGGCAGGTATACCTGCCGTTGGTCAACTGGCTGTTGATGGCGGCCAGCATAGCGCTGGTCGTGGGTTTTGGCACTTCTGACGCCCTGGCTTCGGCCTATGGCGTTGCCGTATCAATGGATATGGTCGTGACCACGCTGCTAGCTATAACCGTGGCGCTACGCTATCACTGGCGCCCGGTGCTTGCACTCTGGGCTGGTGCCCTGTTCATTACCATTGATAGTGCATTTCTCGGCGCCAACCTGGCCAAGATACTGGACGGTGGCTGGTATGCATTGTTAATTGCAGGGCTGATTTTTGCACTGATGTGGAGCTGGCGGGCCGGTCGCGCCCTGCTGGCGGCACGGTTATCAGAGCGAGGCATCCAGCAGGATGCGTTCCTGAAGAAAATCGAGGACGATCCGCCGTATCGCGTACCCGGCACTGCGGTGGTGATGACCGGGCATTACGGTCAGTCTATACCGGCTGCGCTGATACAGCATATGGCATGTACAACTACACTGCATGAGCGGGTTATATTCCTCACGGTGACTACCGCCGACCGACCCCATGTGCCCGCCAGCGAGCGCCTGGATTTTGAAAACCTCGGTCAGGGAGTGATGCGTTTACGTGTGCGGTATGGGTTCTCGCAACCACCGAATATTCCGCTGGCGTTGAAGCTTGGCGAACACATCGGCATTCCGATTGATCCCGATGCGGCAACTTATATCATTGGTCGGGAAACGCTGATTGCGAGACGTGACCTACCAGGATTGCCTTACTGGCAGGAACTGATTTTTGTCTGGCTGGCGCGCAATGCTACCCGTGCTACCGCTTACTATCGTTTACCTGAGGATCGCGTTCTGGAACTCGGTTTGCAGGTGAGTCTGTGA
- the emrB gene encoding multidrug export protein EmrB — translation MRATPVSADSPRWLLGIAVMLATVMVILDMTIVNVALPHMMGSLGATANQITWVLTAYIVMEAIFIPMSGFLAARLGRRRLMLISISGFVVASALAGQSDSLAEMVLFRLLQGGFGAAVIPLSQSIMVDNFPSGERGKAMALWGVGIMLGPILGPTLGGYITQYLNWRWVFYINVPIGIINLLMISRLMKPETPRWEKFDWIGALLLAAGIGSLQILLDRGNQENWFHSGMIIAMAMISITGLVTFALRSWSRPDSVLQLHLLKDRNLVLASLMMAGFGMALFGMIVLQPLMLERLFGYPAETTGLVMAPRGLASALGMFVVSGLISRVGAPRLVLVGLVLAAAGTWPMTWYNFDLSIGWFIWPSVLQGLGMGMIFVPLSTLVYETLPRSATDQGSAIFNLARTVGSAVGISIVATIFTRMTQVNWNRLGGDINPYNPALQQWLAVKHLTIADPLAPQLLAHELGRQASMIGFIDAYWFVTLSFLLLAPLLLLLRRKPDVSLTSADSRLKIRTDTSGV, via the coding sequence GTGCGCGCCACCCCCGTATCTGCCGACTCACCACGTTGGCTGCTTGGTATAGCGGTCATGCTGGCTACCGTGATGGTTATTCTTGACATGACCATCGTAAACGTAGCATTGCCGCACATGATGGGTTCACTGGGTGCAACCGCAAACCAGATTACCTGGGTGTTGACGGCTTACATCGTCATGGAGGCAATCTTTATTCCGATGAGTGGGTTTCTGGCGGCCCGGTTGGGCCGCCGCCGGCTAATGTTGATTAGCATCAGCGGATTCGTCGTCGCTTCCGCGTTGGCCGGGCAGTCGGATTCACTCGCAGAAATGGTACTGTTTCGTCTCTTGCAGGGTGGATTTGGTGCCGCAGTGATCCCTTTGTCGCAATCCATTATGGTCGACAATTTTCCCAGCGGTGAGCGCGGTAAGGCCATGGCATTGTGGGGTGTGGGGATCATGCTCGGGCCGATCCTCGGCCCGACGCTGGGCGGCTATATCACCCAGTATCTTAACTGGCGCTGGGTGTTCTATATCAACGTGCCGATCGGCATCATCAACCTGCTGATGATATCGCGGCTGATGAAGCCGGAAACGCCCCGCTGGGAGAAGTTCGACTGGATCGGCGCACTGTTGCTGGCGGCAGGAATCGGTAGTCTGCAGATACTGCTTGACCGGGGCAATCAGGAGAACTGGTTTCATTCAGGCATGATTATTGCGATGGCGATGATCTCCATAACAGGGCTGGTCACCTTCGCCCTGCGTAGCTGGTCGCGCCCCGACAGCGTGCTGCAGTTGCATTTACTCAAGGATCGTAACCTGGTACTCGCGTCGTTGATGATGGCGGGATTCGGTATGGCGCTATTTGGTATGATCGTCCTGCAGCCACTCATGCTGGAGCGGCTATTCGGCTACCCGGCAGAAACCACCGGTCTGGTGATGGCGCCCCGCGGTCTGGCATCGGCGCTCGGGATGTTCGTGGTGTCAGGCTTGATATCCCGGGTGGGAGCACCCCGGCTAGTACTGGTCGGCCTGGTGTTGGCCGCCGCCGGGACCTGGCCGATGACCTGGTACAACTTCGACCTGTCGATTGGCTGGTTCATCTGGCCAAGTGTTTTACAGGGGCTGGGTATGGGGATGATATTCGTACCGTTGTCTACATTGGTCTACGAGACCCTGCCGCGCTCCGCAACTGATCAGGGTTCGGCTATTTTCAATCTGGCGCGCACCGTCGGTAGTGCCGTCGGAATATCTATTGTAGCGACGATATTCACCCGTATGACGCAGGTCAACTGGAACCGCCTCGGCGGTGACATTAACCCGTACAATCCGGCGTTACAGCAGTGGTTGGCAGTAAAGCATCTCACCATTGCCGATCCGTTGGCACCACAACTGCTTGCACATGAACTTGGGCGGCAGGCCAGTATGATTGGTTTTATCGATGCCTACTGGTTTGTAACTTTGAGTTTTCTGCTACTCGCCCCGCTGCTATTACTGCTTCGGCGCAAACCAGATGTGTCGCTTACCAGCGCGGATTCCAGATTAAAAATTCGCACAGATACCAGCGGGGTGTAA
- the emrK gene encoding putative multidrug resistance protein EmrK → MTKYGWALLLISTAVAGGGLYAYWRYEAIYPSTSDAYATAHVVRIEPQIGGRVVRVSVKNHQKVSQGQMLIAIDDRLYRIAVRRAQAELVLAQQQKLAADATVEASNAMITQRQAQLDNARRRYGRDTRMLARQAVSQAQTDSDYDKLRVAEAALKAGQAVYNRALREKDEAGARIGVAEAARDQARLNLSYTTINAPASGVLGKILVRPGDIVQAGQPLFPLVENRTFWVDANYKETDLARIRPGQPVTIKVDMYRGKTFKGVVESVSPASGAAFSLLPPENATGNWVKVTQRFPVRVRVITRDGDPPLRIGASSSVTIDTSGPAEPDNPANGQVQRGE, encoded by the coding sequence ATGACGAAATATGGATGGGCGTTGCTGCTGATCTCCACGGCAGTAGCGGGGGGTGGGTTGTATGCGTACTGGAGGTATGAAGCCATCTATCCCAGCACATCAGACGCCTATGCTACCGCCCACGTCGTACGTATTGAGCCACAGATTGGTGGGCGGGTTGTCAGGGTATCGGTCAAGAATCACCAGAAAGTGAGTCAGGGTCAGATGTTGATAGCGATCGATGACAGGCTCTATCGGATCGCCGTGCGGCGGGCACAGGCGGAGTTGGTACTCGCTCAACAGCAGAAGTTGGCCGCCGACGCTACAGTCGAGGCTTCTAACGCAATGATCACCCAACGGCAGGCGCAGCTGGACAATGCCCGTCGCCGCTATGGGCGCGATACCCGCATGCTTGCGCGGCAGGCCGTGTCGCAGGCACAGACCGATTCCGATTATGACAAGTTGCGCGTGGCAGAGGCAGCTCTCAAAGCGGGGCAGGCTGTTTATAACCGGGCTTTGCGTGAAAAGGATGAAGCCGGTGCGCGCATCGGTGTTGCCGAAGCCGCACGTGATCAGGCGCGCCTGAACCTGTCCTATACCACTATCAATGCACCGGCGTCGGGTGTTCTGGGCAAGATTTTGGTACGTCCGGGTGACATCGTGCAGGCCGGACAGCCGCTTTTCCCACTGGTGGAGAATCGGACCTTCTGGGTCGATGCCAACTATAAAGAAACCGATCTTGCACGTATCCGGCCAGGGCAGCCTGTCACGATTAAGGTAGATATGTATCGAGGTAAGACATTCAAGGGCGTCGTCGAGTCAGTGAGTCCGGCGAGTGGTGCGGCATTTTCCCTGCTTCCACCGGAAAATGCCACTGGCAACTGGGTCAAGGTGACACAACGTTTCCCGGTGCGAGTACGGGTCATCACCCGTGACGGTGACCCGCCATTACGTATCGGCGCCAGTAGTTCCGTGACGATAGATACCAGCGGCCCCGCAGAACCCGACAATCCGGCCAATGGTCAGGTGCAGCGCGGGGAATAA
- the resA_5 gene encoding thiol-disulfide oxidoreductase ResA has protein sequence MGIRTTKRIIISMVMIIFVAAGMASRTARAAELNELMNKVGMAMLINRDEAPDFELKNLKGEKVKLSDYRNKIVLLNFMATWCHWCQKEMPHLQKLHEKFRDRDFVIVVVFQDREGASAVVPFMKESGYTFAVSSGLLDPTGEVGNQYSVTGTPTTLLIDRTGKIIAWGMGYRDWFSQPAIDLIENLLVSSKARKK, from the coding sequence ATGGGAATTCGAACCACAAAACGAATAATAATTTCTATGGTGATGATAATTTTTGTCGCCGCCGGCATGGCGAGCAGAACTGCCCGGGCAGCAGAACTGAATGAGCTTATGAACAAGGTCGGAATGGCCATGCTCATAAACCGGGATGAGGCACCCGATTTTGAGCTGAAAAACCTCAAGGGCGAGAAAGTCAAATTAAGCGACTATCGCAACAAGATTGTACTATTGAATTTTATGGCGACCTGGTGCCACTGGTGCCAGAAAGAAATGCCGCATTTACAAAAGTTGCATGAAAAATTCCGCGACAGGGATTTTGTTATTGTAGTTGTGTTTCAGGACCGGGAAGGTGCGAGTGCCGTCGTGCCTTTTATGAAAGAATCAGGTTACACGTTTGCAGTCAGTTCCGGCTTGCTGGATCCCACCGGAGAGGTGGGTAACCAGTATAGTGTAACCGGAACCCCGACGACATTACTTATCGACCGGACAGGTAAGATAATCGCCTGGGGGATGGGGTATCGAGACTGGTTCAGCCAGCCTGCCATTGATTTGATAGAAAATCTTCTGGTTTCTTCGAAGGCCAGGAAAAAATAG
- a CDS encoding cytochrome C biogenesis protein transmembrane region, whose protein sequence is MGAGDITYMLAVLAGLLSFLSPCVLPLMPVYLSYLTGVSVADDDNISRSRMFAHALVFVLGFSFIFILIGASMGLVFGTYLRTDFADILTKVGGVVLIILGIHMSRIIKKGEVWLSAMPRLYRVLVTIDNKLDAIILPERRVQTKHSNTPGYIRSGVVGVSFAAGWTPCIGPLLGAILTLAAGSTYGTDPVAAVMKSAGLLSAYSLGLAIPFLLTALLLGRATGFLKKINRHGHIIETISGVLLLIIGMLLLIGSISDLNTYFSATPEWLIELESKLLKLE, encoded by the coding sequence ATGGGTGCTGGTGACATTACCTACATGCTGGCTGTACTGGCTGGCCTGTTATCATTCTTATCCCCGTGCGTTTTACCGCTGATGCCGGTGTACCTCAGTTATCTCACGGGCGTCTCGGTCGCTGATGATGACAATATATCGCGCTCTCGGATGTTCGCGCATGCATTGGTATTTGTTCTCGGCTTCTCTTTTATCTTCATACTGATCGGGGCCTCAATGGGTCTGGTTTTCGGCACTTATCTGCGTACTGATTTTGCCGACATACTGACAAAGGTTGGTGGTGTAGTCCTCATTATCCTGGGGATACACATGTCCCGCATTATCAAAAAGGGAGAGGTCTGGCTGTCAGCGATGCCGCGTCTGTATCGGGTGCTTGTCACCATCGACAACAAACTGGATGCCATCATTCTTCCTGAGCGTCGCGTCCAGACCAAACACAGTAATACACCGGGGTATATTCGCTCGGGTGTGGTGGGTGTGAGTTTCGCGGCGGGCTGGACGCCCTGCATCGGCCCCCTGCTGGGCGCCATTCTTACCCTCGCTGCCGGGTCTACCTATGGTACTGACCCCGTTGCGGCGGTCATGAAGTCGGCCGGTCTGCTGTCTGCCTACTCCCTGGGACTGGCGATTCCATTCCTGCTCACGGCCCTGTTATTGGGCCGTGCTACCGGCTTTTTAAAGAAGATCAACCGCCACGGACATATCATTGAGACTATCAGTGGTGTTTTGCTGCTAATTATTGGCATGCTGCTTTTGATTGGCTCAATCAGTGACCTGAATACGTACTTCTCCGCCACCCCGGAATGGCTGATCGAACTGGAATCAAAACTGCTTAAGCTAGAATAA
- the actP_1 gene encoding copper-transporting P-type ATPase: MKQQNNEPSFKDPVCGMKVSRTTAIDECRYQGMTYYFCAGICRRAFEAEPERYIPQHSHREQALISRVSAIQGSGY, translated from the coding sequence ATGAAACAACAGAACAATGAACCCAGCTTCAAGGATCCGGTTTGCGGCATGAAGGTCAGTCGCACAACTGCTATTGATGAATGTAGATATCAGGGTATGACTTACTACTTCTGTGCCGGGATCTGCCGGAGGGCATTCGAGGCGGAACCCGAGAGATACATCCCTCAGCACTCTCACCGCGAACAGGCACTGATAAGCAGAGTGTCGGCTATTCAAGGTTCAGGTTATTAG
- a CDS encoding fatty acid cis/trans isomerase (CTI), giving the protein MIGRFLIKFLFSVALSDIENFTKLSAAIRNHDDYEKFVDQYGVRRTNPEFWELADWFQDEFKQNKPVLSGLFDLNRFLND; this is encoded by the coding sequence GTGATTGGAAGGTTCCTAATCAAATTTCTTTTTTCAGTGGCGCTATCAGATATAGAAAACTTCACCAAGCTCAGTGCCGCCATCCGAAATCACGACGATTATGAAAAGTTTGTTGATCAGTATGGTGTTAGACGGACCAATCCAGAATTCTGGGAGCTGGCCGACTGGTTTCAGGATGAATTCAAGCAAAACAAACCAGTCCTGTCAGGGCTGTTTGACCTCAATCGTTTTCTAAACGATTGA